GAGGAAGAAACTGATAAAACTGTTGAAAAAACTGAGGAAAAACAATAAAAAATCCTTGACATAATTGAGGAAAACTAATATAATAGTAAGGTATATTAAACCTTTCCCACAAAGGACCGTTGCGTTATATTAGAGAAATATAACATAATTCAGGAGGAAATTTTAAAGTGAAAAAGTATACTTTTATGCAAAGAAAAGAAGATGTTGTTAGAGAATGGCATCACTATGACGCTGAAGGGCAAATATTAGGAAGATTAGCAGTTGAGGTTGCTAAAAAATTAATGGGTAAAGAGAAATTAACTTTTACTCCACACGTTGACGGAGGAGACTTCGTAGTAGTTACTAACGTTGAGAAATTAGTTGTAACTGGAAAAAAATTAACTGACAAAAAATACTACAATCACTCAGGATTCCCAGGAGGAATAAGAGAGAGAAAATTAGGAGAAATCCTAGAGAAAAAGCCAGAAGAACTATTAATGCTAGCTGTTAAGAGAATGCTTCCAAAAAATAAATTAGGAAGACAACAATTAACTAGATTAAGAGTATTTGCTGGAGCAGAGCACGCTCATACTGCACAAAAACCAGTAAAGGTAGAATTTTAATAGGGGGTAAATGACAGTGGCTGAAATGATTCAATATAGAGGAACTGGTAGAAGAAAAACTTCTGTAGCAAGAGTAAGATTAATTCCTGGAGGAAAAGGAATTGAAATAAACGGAAAAACTATGGCTGACTACTTTGGAGGAAGAGAAATCCTTTCTAAAATAGTTGAGCAACCTTTAGCTTTAACTGAAACTTTAGATAAATTTGAAGTTAAAGTTAACGTAATCGGAGGAGGAAACTCTGGACAAGCTGGAGCTATCAGACATGGAGTAGCAAGAGCTTTAATATTAGCTGATGAGACTTTAAAAGGAGCTTTAAGAGAAGCTGGATTCTTAACTAGAGACTCAAGAATGGTTGAAAGAAAGAAATACGGAAAGAAAAAATCAAGAAGATCTCCTCAATTCTCAAAAAGATAATTTGCATGGAATTATATACCTCACAAACTCAATGTTTGTGGGGTTTTTTCTTTATCTGAGATTTTAAAAAATTAAGAAAAATGATAGCCGTAGGTAACAAGTAGCCAACAAGTAGGTAACAAAATTATTCTTCTCTAACTAGCTAAAAATAGTACTTGGGAGAGAATTTTTAAACGATCTAAAAAAATGAAGGTATATAATAGATATCGTATATCTATTGAAAATAAGAAAATATAATATATAAAATTTTATAATAAAGAGAAATTATAAAAGATCTAGAGAAATTAAATCCCCTAGAGTATGAAAATAAAGCTCTTACTTAGATAACAGAAAAAAGGAACATCTATTGCAAAAGTTTTATTTAATATATTAACTAAATCATAGAATTTTTTTGAAATAATTTTAATAAAAATAGCCTTATTATTTACTACATCTAAAATCTTAGATAACTAAGATGAAGGATGTAGTTTTTTATAAATAAAATGTTACTTAAAATTTTATTTTTTTAAACTGATATCATTTTAATTGTATTATAAATGAAGAAAAAGATGATTTTTGCACGAATTAGTGAAGAAAAAAGTCCTTTTAAAAAGAAAAAAAATATATTAATATAAAATCATAAAACTTATATTAATTTAGAGAGGAGAAAAAATGTATTATGATAATTTAACAATAAAGCTATTAAAATCTATAGGTAAAAATATAGAAGAAGTTTCTAATGAGTTAAAAATTTCTGAAAGAACAATAAGATACAGAATAAAAGATTTAAATACAAATTTTTCTCTTCAAGATAACTCATTGTATATAGAGAAGAAAATAATAAAATTTAAAGGAGATATTTCATCTTTACAAAAAATTTTAGAAAAAGAAGAATACATATTTAATTCTGAAGAACGGATAGAATTAATATTATTGTTACTTCTCTTTAACTCTGAAGGTTATAAAGCGGATAAAATTTTGGATATTTTAGCTATTAGTAGAAGTACATTAAAAAGTGATTTAAAAGTAATTCGAAGTATTTTTAATTCTAAAAAAATAGAGTTAACTTCAAAAGCTAATAAAGGATTAATAGTAAGTGGAGAAGAATTAGAAATTCGTAAATTGTTATTGGATAAATTAAGAAGCTATTATGTTATTAAAAGGGAAAAATTAGAGATAGTAAGTAATTTTAATGCAATAAAAAAGGAAATAATAGAAAGTTTTATTTCAAAAGAATTAATAGAAAGAGTATCAATTTTTTTTGAAAAAATAAAAATAGAATTAAAGAAAAAAATTTCAGATGAAGCATTTCAGATAATTTATATATATATATTAATTACATTAAGAAGAATAGAAGTAGGTTTAAAATTAAGTAAATCTCAAAATTCTCAATTTATAAAATCAACAGAAGATTATAGGATTATTAAAAAAAATATAATTATTTTGGAGAATGAGAATTTAAAAATAATAGAAGAAGAAATATTAAAAATAACTGAGTTTATTTTAGGAGCACATACTTATAATTTTAATTATTCTTTTTATGAAAATTGGATTTTAATAGAAAAATTTATAGATAACTTAATTTATAGAATGAGTAAAAAAATAGAAAAAAATTTAATAGAAGATAAAATTTTAAGAGAAGGCTTGATAAATCACATTGTTCCTACTATATATAGATTAAAAAATAATTTAGAATTACAAGAATCAATCTCAAGTGAGATAAAAGAGGAATATCCACAATATTATTATTATATAAAAGAGTTTGTGAAAGAACTTGAGAATTATATAGGAAAAGATTTTTCCGAAAATGAATTAGCTTTTTTAGTAGTTCATTTTATATTAGCTATAAAAAGGTTAGATGAAAAGATTCAGAATCATAAAAGAGCAGTAATAGTTTGTGGCTTAGGATACGGAACTTCAAATTTATTAAAGCAAGAGATAGAAGAGTTGTTTGATATAGAAATAAAAGATGTAATTCCATTGAATAATTTAAAAGATATAGAGTTATTAGATATAGATTATATTATATCAACAATTGAAATAAAAGAAGAAAAAATCAAAATACCAATAATTAAAGTAAATACTTTTTTAAAGAAAGAAGATATTGTCAATTTATTAAATCATGGAATAAAAAATAAAAAAACTAATATAGAAGTAGATGAAATAATAAAAATAATAGAAGAATGTACTGATATAAAAGATAAAAAATTACTAAAAGAAAAATTAGTAAATTATACTTCGAAAAAAGAAAAGATAGAGAATCAAGTAGTATCTAAAAAATTATTAGAATTATTACCTTTAAAAAATATAAAACTAAATTTAGAACTTAAATCTTGGAAAGAAGTAATAGAAAAATCAGGAGAACTATTGTTAAAAAATCAATATATAAATAAGAAATATATTGAAGAAATGAAAAATAAAATAATTGAATTAGGAACTTATATGGTAATAGATAATAAAGTTTTATTACCACATGGTGAAATGAAAACAAATGTATTAAAAACAGGAATATCATATATACAATTAAAGAATGAAGTAGAATTTCCAGGAGGACTTCCTATAAAGCACATTTTTGCTTTATGTACTTTAAATTCAGAAGAACATATAAAAGGATTATTAGAATTAAAAGAATTATTAGAGGAAAAAGACTTACGAATAAAATTAGAAAAATGTTTTAATGAGATGGAAGTAATAAGTTTATTAAAAAGTTTAACATAAATTAAGGAGGGTTTAAAATGATATTACAAACTGAAAGAGAAAAGGTAGTGAAATACTTAAATTTACTTATTCAAAAAGGATTAACTAAAGGAACAGGAGGAAATATATCTATCTATAATAGAGAAAAAAATTTAGTAGCAATATCACCAAGTAGTATACCATATGATATCTTAACACCATATGATATTATGGTAGTTGATTTAGAAGGGAAAGTAGTTGATGGGAATCCAGACTATAAACCATCATCAGAAACAGAAATGCATTTAAGTGCTTATAGATCAAGAGAAGATTTTAGTGCATTTATTCATACCCATGCAATGTATTGTACAACAATTGCTTGTTTGAGAGAATCTTTAAAAGCAGTTGATTATATGTTAGCAATAACTGGAACAAATGAGGTAAAATGTGCTGAATATGCAACTTTTGGGACTCCAGAATTAGCCAAAAATGCAACAGAAGCTATTAGAGGAGCAAAAGCTTGTTTATTAGCTAATCATGGAGTAAATGTAGGAGCAGAAGATATAGAAAATGCTTTTGCTATAACAGAATATGCTGAATTTTGTGCAGAATTATATGTAAAAGCAAAAGCAATAGGAGAACCAGTAATTTTATCAAAAGAAGAAATTGATAAACATATAGAAAAATTTGGTTCATATTGTAAACTATAAAATTGAGAGTGAAGGATTATGTTTGAGGAAAAATATATATTTAGAATAGACGAGAGAATAACAAGGGATGAGATACTAGAAAAAGTGGGAAAAGTTTTTTATGAAGATAATATAGTAAAAGAAGAGTTTATTTCTGCAATAAAAAAAAGAGAAGAAGAGTTTCCTACAGGGTTAATATTAGAAGGTGGTACTAGAACAGCTATATCTCATTCAGATGATGAGTATGTATTAAAAGATAAAATAGCAATAGTAATCAGTAAAGAACCAATTATTTTTAAAAGTATTGAAGACTTAAATAAAGAAATAGGATGTAATGTTTTCTTTGTTATGGCGTTAACAAAAGAAAATAAAAATGATATTTTAGTTGTTTTAATGAATTTATTTGAAGAACACGAAGAGATTTTAGAAAAATTTAAAAAAATGAGTAATCAAGAAATATTAGAGTTTTTATTATAAGTTTGGAGGGAAAAATGGGGTTATTTAGCAAATTATTTAAAGGAAATAATGAAGAGAATAAAGAAATAAAAAATGAAGAAGTAGTTAAGGAAGAAATCATAAATACAGCTAAAGGAAGTAAATATAAGGCAATAATTGCTTGTGGAAGTGGAGTTGCAACTTCTACTATGGCAAGAAAAAAAATAGAAAAAGGTTTTGAAGAAAGAGGATTAAAAATAGAAATTATTCAATGTAAAATAGGAGAATTAGAGAATTTATCAAAAGCACAAAAACCAGATTTCGTAATACATACAGTTGTATTACCTCAAGGTTTGAGTTTTGATTGTCCTGTTTTTTCAGGAGTTCCATTTTTAACAGGAGTGGGTTTAACAAAAGCATTAGATGAAATAATAAATAGTTTGAAATAGGAGAGGGATTGAGTATGGGAATTATAAAAGCTTTATTGGATATGGGAGCAGTAGTTGTATTGCCCATTATAATATTTTTAGTAGGATTATTTTTTAGATTGAGAGTAAAGGATGCTTTTAAATCAGGACTAACAATAGGGATTGGATTTGTTGGAGTAAATTTAGTTATTGGAATGTTAGTAGGAAATTTAGGAACAGCAACTCAAAAAATGTCAGAAAGATTTAATCTTAATTTAACAACTATGGATGTTGGATGGCCAGTGGAATCTGCTATTTCTTTTGCAACTCCATTAGTAATATGGGTTTTTATTTTAGCTATTGTTATAAATATTATAATGTTAACAATGAACTGGACAAATGTAATGAACGTGGATTTATGGAACTTTTGGCATTTCATATTTACAGGAGCATTAGTTTATTATACTACAAATTCGATGGTTTTAGCTTTAATTGCAACTGCTATTTCAATTGTGATTATAATAAAATTAGCTGACTGGGCAGCTCCAATAATTAGTAAATACTTTGGAATGGAAGGAGTTACATTTGCTCATATGGAAACTGTTAACTGGTTACCAATAGGATATGGAATAAATAAGTTAATTGATATGATTCCAGGAATTAATAAGATTGATATTAGAATGAATTCAAATGAAAATAAAAATACTAATTCTTTAATGTCTGTATTTGGTGATCCTGCAATAATGGGATTGATTTTAGGAGCTATAATAGGAGCATTAGCAGGATATGGATGGAAAGAAATTTTAATGTTAGCAATGAATTTAGCTGCTGTAATGTTTTTAATGCCAAGAATGGTTAAAATTTTAATGGAAGGGTTAGTTCCAATTTCTGATGGAGCTCAAGAATTTATGAATGCTAAATTTCCTGGAAGAAAAGTTTATATAGGACTTGATGGAGCTATAGCAATAGGAGATCCAGGAATAATGTCAGTTGGGGTAATAATGGTTCCAATATCATTACTACTAGCTGTTATTTTACCAGGAAATACAATGCTTCCATTTGCTGACTTAGGAATAGTTCCAATTTTATTAACTTGGGCTATTATACCAGCTAAAGGAAATTTATTTAGAGCATTAGTATCATCAATAATTGTAATGAGTTTAATTTTATTAATTGGATCAGCAATGGCACCATTATTAACAACAATTGCAAAAGAAGTTGGATTTGCTATTCCAGAAGGAGTTGGAAGTGTTTCTTCACTTGATGGTGGTTCTCATGTGTTGTCATATATTTTATGGAAGGTATTTTCATTATTTTAATATCATAAAAAATATATAAAGTTAGAAGAAAATATTTGGAGGAAAAATTAAAATGGCAAGATACATATTAAATGAAACTAGTTATTTTGGTGTAGGAAGTAGAGAGAATCTAGCTACTGAGGTAAAAGCTAGAGGTTACAAAAAAGCTTTATTAGTGAGTGATAAAATACTAGAAAGCTGTGGAGTATTGGATAAAGTAAAAAAAGTTTTAGAAGATGCAAATATACCTTATGATGTATTTGTAGAAATTAAACAAAACCCAACTGTAAAAAACTGTAAAGATGGTTTAACAGCATTTAATGCAGCAGGAGCAGACTTCATAGTAGCAGTAGGTGGAGGATCAGTAATAGATACAGCTAAAGCTATAGCTATAACTAAAAACAATCCAGAATTTGAAGATATAAAATCATTAGAAGGAGTAGCACTAACACATACTAAATGTGTACCTATAATTGCTTTGCCAACAACATGTGGAACAGCAGCAGAGGTAACAATAAACTATGTAATAACATTAGAAGATGAAAATAGAAAAATAGTTTGTGTAGACCCTAAAGATATTCCATTAGTAGCAATAGTTGACGCAGAGTTAATGTTAACAATGCCAAATAAAACAATAGCAGCAACAGGAATGGATGCTTTAACACATGCAATAGAAGGATATATAACTAAGGGAGCTCATGTAATATCTGATATGTTTGAGATAAAAGCTATAGAACTAATAGCAAAACATCTAAGAGGAGCAGTAGCAGATAAAAACTTAGAAGATATGGATGGAATGAGTATAGCTCAATATGTAGCTGGAATGGGATTCTCAAATGTAGGATTAGGAATAGTACACTCAATGGCACACCCATTAGGAGCAGTATATGATATACCACATGGAATAGCAAATGCACTATTATTACCAACAGTAATGGAATTTAATATGTCAGCATGTATAGAAAAATATGGAGACATAGCAAGAGCTATGGGAGTAGATACTACAGGAATGAGCAAAGAAGTAGCAGCACAAGCAGCAGTAGATGCAGTAAGAAAATTAGCAATTGATGTAGGAATACCACAAACATTAAGAGAGATAGGAATACCAAAAGAAGGATTACCAAAACTATCAAAAGATGCTTTAGCAGATGTATGTACAGGTGGAAATCCAAAAGATGTAACTTTAGAAGATATTGAAAAACTATATAATAAAGTATATTAAAAATCATACTAAATACTAAGAGTTTTACATGGAATTATATACCTCACAAACTCAATGTTTGTGGGGTTTTTTCTTTATCTGAGATTTTAAAAAATTGAGAAAAATGATATCCGTAGGTAACACACAGGTAACATACAGGTAACAAAGTAATTTTTCTCTAGCAAGCTAAAAATAATATTTAGTAGAGAATTTTAAGGAATCTTAAAATTTTGATAAACTTAGAAATAAATATGTCTTAAAATTCTTTAAAAATATGATTTAATTTCTGAAAAAAATATTCTTATTCTAATATATTATTCAGTATATATTATACAAATATAACGTTCTAAAACAGATAAAAATAAAAAAAACTTGACAAAAATATAAAAAAATTGTATTCTATTGTTGTGAAAAGATTATTTTCAAATTTTTGAAAATAATGGAGGTGTTTATGGAAAGTAATAAATATAAGAAAATAGAAGTAGGAACAATTGAATTAGCTAAAGATATTCTTTCAAGAGAAATTGGAGAAAATATAGATACAATTATTAATTATTCAGAAAAATTTAATTTGTCATTAGGAACAATTCAAAAATCATTAACATTATTGAGTGAAAAAAATATAGTAAAATTAGTAAAAATGGGGAAATATGGAACTAGAATAGAGAAAATTGACTATAAAAAATTATTAAATATTTTAGGATATGAACATTTACTATGTGTGATGCCTATAACTTATTCATCAAGATATAAAAAAATAATGGATAGTATAAATGATAGTTTTAAAATTCCAATTTCATTATATTTTTCACATATGCGTGGTGGATATGTAAGACTTAAATTGATTGAACAAGGTGTTTTTCAATTTGGAGTTGTATCAAAATTGGCAGCACAAGAAGCTATTACATCAGGATTAAATTTAGAGATTATTGAAGAATTTGGTCCAAGAACATATGTTACTAAACATGTTATTTTAAAAAGAAAAGATGGATTAGTAAGAAGAGTGGGGGTAGATTTAGAATCAAACGATCATACATTTTTAACTAATCTTAATTTTCAAAAAAATGAAAATATAGATTTCCAAGAAATAAAGTATTCAGAAGTAATAGAGAAATTAATAGATAAAACTATAGATGCAGCAATTTGGAATTACGATGATGTTTTAGATAAATTAATATTATTGGAAAAAAATAACATTGTTATTGAAGATTTAAAAGATGAAAGTGGAATTAGTTTATTGGCAACAGAATCAGTTATAGTAATTCCTAAAAATAATAAAATCATGAAAACACTTTTTAATAAGTTTTTTGATAAAGAAAATTTTAAATTAATGGATTAGGTGAGGAGGAGTAATGGATTTACAAACAAGACTTGAAATTTTATGTTCAACAGGAACAATTAGTAATGAAACAAGGGAAGTGATGTTAAATGTAATAAAAATGTTTCAAGAAAAACATCAAATTACATTAACAGAAGAAAATGGAGCTATGATGACAACTCATTTATCAATGGCTATAACAAGAGTAAAAAATAATGAGCCAGTAAAAGTGATTAATGAAGAGGTTTATCAAGAAATATTAGAAAGTGAATTCTTAGAAAAAGCCCAAGAAATATATAAAGATTTGGAAAGTGTTTTAGATGTAAAATTACCAGAAGATGAAAAAAAATATATGTTAGTAAATATATGTACAATATTAGATATTATAAATAATTAGGAGGAGAATTTTTATGAAAAAAATAGTTATTGGAGGACAAATCGATAAAGAAAAATTAGCAGAAGTAGTAAGAAAAATCGCAGGAGAAAAAGCAAGTGTAACAATAAAAAGCGATATAGAAGCAGCTATGGATGTTAAAACAGGAATGGCAGATATTTATTTAGGAGCTTGTAACACTGGTGGTGGAGGAGCTTTAGCAATGGCTATAGCATTATTAGGAGCAAATAATTGTGCTACAGTATCAATGCCAGGAAACATAAAATCTGATGTAGAAATAGTAGCAGAGGTTAATGCAGGTAAAAAAGCATTTGGATTTACAGCACAACACATAGAACAAGTAGTTCCAGTAATTTTAAAGGAAATTTTAAAATAAGGAGTGTGTTAGTATGAATTATATAGTTGCAATTTTGCTGGGAGCACTAGCTTCATTTTTAGCAAATAGAGGTGTTGCAGTATTTAATGATGGATTAAGACCAATTGTTCCAGAGTTTTTAGAAGGAAGAATGGATAGAAAATCTTTGGCAGCAACAAGTTTTGCACTAAGCTTTGGACTTGTTGTGGGATTTGGAATTCCATTTTCGTTGACAACACCAATAATATTAGTGCATAGTATTTTATTAGCAACAGATATAATAGGAACATCATTTAGTGCAGATAAAAAGGGAGCAATCTTATCAACAGTTGTTGGTGGAATATATGGATTATTAATAACATTAGGTTTAAAAATAATTGTGGAATTATTTGCAAAATTACCTGTAAATTTTTTACCAGCATTAGGAAAAGTAGGGGCACCAATAATTGTTGCATTTGCAGCTTTTCCTGCTTTAGTAGTAGCTTATCAATATGGATTTAAAAAAGGAGCAACAACATTTATCGTAACTATTTTGATTAGACAGTTATTTCAAGTGTATGGAAAAATTTCTTTTGGTGGAAGTACAATAGCTTTAAATCCAGATGGAATGGCTTTATTAGTAGGAATGATTATAATGGTAACTTTTGCAATGAGAGAAAAATCAACAACTACTGGTGTTGGTTCAAATGAGATGCTATTAAATATATTTGCTGCTAGAGTAGAAAGAATTAAGAAAAATATGATTCCATTAGGATTAATGAGAGGAGTTATATCAGCAGCAATAAGCTTAAATTTAATTGCAGGAGATCCTATTTCTTTAAACTTATTAGCAGAAGGAAAGATATCAGAAGCAGGGTTAGCAGCTTTAGCTAGAGCGATTGGATTTGTTCCTCTAGTAGCAACAACAGCTATAGCAACAGGAGTATATGCCCCAGCAGGAATGACATTTGTATTTGTAATTGGGATATTTTTAAGAAATCCTATTATAGCTTTTGTAGGTGGAGTATTAGCAATTATTGTTGAAATTTGTGCTTTAGGTGCAATAGCTAAATTTTTAGATAAATTCCCAGGAGTTAAAGCATGTGGAGACCAAATTAGAACTGCAATGTCAAAAGTTCTTGAAATTTCTTTAATAGTTGGAGGAATGATAGCAGCAGATGCAATGGCTCCAGGATTAGGATATTTATTTGTTGCAGGAGTATATGTGTTAAATAAAACAGCAAAAAAACCTTT
This DNA window, taken from Fusobacterium mortiferum ATCC 9817, encodes the following:
- the rpsI gene encoding 30S ribosomal protein S9, which produces MAEMIQYRGTGRRKTSVARVRLIPGGKGIEINGKTMADYFGGREILSKIVEQPLALTETLDKFEVKVNVIGGGNSGQAGAIRHGVARALILADETLKGALREAGFLTRDSRMVERKKYGKKKSRRSPQFSKR
- the fucO gene encoding lactaldehyde reductase gives rise to the protein MARYILNETSYFGVGSRENLATEVKARGYKKALLVSDKILESCGVLDKVKKVLEDANIPYDVFVEIKQNPTVKNCKDGLTAFNAAGADFIVAVGGGSVIDTAKAIAITKNNPEFEDIKSLEGVALTHTKCVPIIALPTTCGTAAEVTINYVITLEDENRKIVCVDPKDIPLVAIVDAELMLTMPNKTIAATGMDALTHAIEGYITKGAHVISDMFEIKAIELIAKHLRGAVADKNLEDMDGMSIAQYVAGMGFSNVGLGIVHSMAHPLGAVYDIPHGIANALLLPTVMEFNMSACIEKYGDIARAMGVDTTGMSKEVAAQAAVDAVRKLAIDVGIPQTLREIGIPKEGLPKLSKDALADVCTGGNPKDVTLEDIEKLYNKVY
- a CDS encoding DUF2620 domain-containing protein; amino-acid sequence: MKKIVIGGQIDKEKLAEVVRKIAGEKASVTIKSDIEAAMDVKTGMADIYLGACNTGGGGALAMAIALLGANNCATVSMPGNIKSDVEIVAEVNAGKKAFGFTAQHIEQVVPVILKEILK
- a CDS encoding YhfZ family protein, translating into MESNKYKKIEVGTIELAKDILSREIGENIDTIINYSEKFNLSLGTIQKSLTLLSEKNIVKLVKMGKYGTRIEKIDYKKLLNILGYEHLLCVMPITYSSRYKKIMDSINDSFKIPISLYFSHMRGGYVRLKLIEQGVFQFGVVSKLAAQEAITSGLNLEIIEEFGPRTYVTKHVILKRKDGLVRRVGVDLESNDHTFLTNLNFQKNENIDFQEIKYSEVIEKLIDKTIDAAIWNYDDVLDKLILLEKNNIVIEDLKDESGISLLATESVIVIPKNNKIMKTLFNKFFDKENFKLMD
- a CDS encoding L-fuculose-phosphate aldolase encodes the protein MILQTEREKVVKYLNLLIQKGLTKGTGGNISIYNREKNLVAISPSSIPYDILTPYDIMVVDLEGKVVDGNPDYKPSSETEMHLSAYRSREDFSAFIHTHAMYCTTIACLRESLKAVDYMLAITGTNEVKCAEYATFGTPELAKNATEAIRGAKACLLANHGVNVGAEDIENAFAITEYAEFCAELYVKAKAIGEPVILSKEEIDKHIEKFGSYCKL
- a CDS encoding YhfT family protein, giving the protein MNYIVAILLGALASFLANRGVAVFNDGLRPIVPEFLEGRMDRKSLAATSFALSFGLVVGFGIPFSLTTPIILVHSILLATDIIGTSFSADKKGAILSTVVGGIYGLLITLGLKIIVELFAKLPVNFLPALGKVGAPIIVAFAAFPALVVAYQYGFKKGATTFIVTILIRQLFQVYGKISFGGSTIALNPDGMALLVGMIIMVTFAMREKSTTTGVGSNEMLLNIFAARVERIKKNMIPLGLMRGVISAAISLNLIAGDPISLNLLAEGKISEAGLAALARAIGFVPLVATTAIATGVYAPAGMTFVFVIGIFLRNPIIAFVGGVLAIIVEICALGAIAKFLDKFPGVKACGDQIRTAMSKVLEISLIVGGMIAADAMAPGLGYLFVAGVYVLNKTAKKPLVDMAVGPVSAIALGIILNIFSLIGLYAG
- the rplM gene encoding 50S ribosomal protein L13, coding for MKKYTFMQRKEDVVREWHHYDAEGQILGRLAVEVAKKLMGKEKLTFTPHVDGGDFVVVTNVEKLVVTGKKLTDKKYYNHSGFPGGIRERKLGEILEKKPEELLMLAVKRMLPKNKLGRQQLTRLRVFAGAEHAHTAQKPVKVEF
- a CDS encoding PTS galactitol transporter subunit IIC, coding for MGIIKALLDMGAVVVLPIIIFLVGLFFRLRVKDAFKSGLTIGIGFVGVNLVIGMLVGNLGTATQKMSERFNLNLTTMDVGWPVESAISFATPLVIWVFILAIVINIIMLTMNWTNVMNVDLWNFWHFIFTGALVYYTTNSMVLALIATAISIVIIIKLADWAAPIISKYFGMEGVTFAHMETVNWLPIGYGINKLIDMIPGINKIDIRMNSNENKNTNSLMSVFGDPAIMGLILGAIIGALAGYGWKEILMLAMNLAAVMFLMPRMVKILMEGLVPISDGAQEFMNAKFPGRKVYIGLDGAIAIGDPGIMSVGVIMVPISLLLAVILPGNTMLPFADLGIVPILLTWAIIPAKGNLFRALVSSIIVMSLILLIGSAMAPLLTTIAKEVGFAIPEGVGSVSSLDGGSHVLSYILWKVFSLF
- a CDS encoding PTS sugar transporter subunit IIA — its product is MYYDNLTIKLLKSIGKNIEEVSNELKISERTIRYRIKDLNTNFSLQDNSLYIEKKIIKFKGDISSLQKILEKEEYIFNSEERIELILLLLLFNSEGYKADKILDILAISRSTLKSDLKVIRSIFNSKKIELTSKANKGLIVSGEELEIRKLLLDKLRSYYVIKREKLEIVSNFNAIKKEIIESFISKELIERVSIFFEKIKIELKKKISDEAFQIIYIYILITLRRIEVGLKLSKSQNSQFIKSTEDYRIIKKNIIILENENLKIIEEEILKITEFILGAHTYNFNYSFYENWILIEKFIDNLIYRMSKKIEKNLIEDKILREGLINHIVPTIYRLKNNLELQESISSEIKEEYPQYYYYIKEFVKELENYIGKDFSENELAFLVVHFILAIKRLDEKIQNHKRAVIVCGLGYGTSNLLKQEIEELFDIEIKDVIPLNNLKDIELLDIDYIISTIEIKEEKIKIPIIKVNTFLKKEDIVNLLNHGIKNKKTNIEVDEIIKIIEECTDIKDKKLLKEKLVNYTSKKEKIENQVVSKKLLELLPLKNIKLNLELKSWKEVIEKSGELLLKNQYINKKYIEEMKNKIIELGTYMVIDNKVLLPHGEMKTNVLKTGISYIQLKNEVEFPGGLPIKHIFALCTLNSEEHIKGLLELKELLEEKDLRIKLEKCFNEMEVISLLKSLT
- a CDS encoding PTS sugar transporter subunit IIA is translated as MFEEKYIFRIDERITRDEILEKVGKVFYEDNIVKEEFISAIKKREEEFPTGLILEGGTRTAISHSDDEYVLKDKIAIVISKEPIIFKSIEDLNKEIGCNVFFVMALTKENKNDILVVLMNLFEEHEEILEKFKKMSNQEILEFLL
- a CDS encoding PTS sugar transporter subunit IIB, giving the protein MGLFSKLFKGNNEENKEIKNEEVVKEEIINTAKGSKYKAIIACGSGVATSTMARKKIEKGFEERGLKIEIIQCKIGELENLSKAQKPDFVIHTVVLPQGLSFDCPVFSGVPFLTGVGLTKALDEIINSLK
- a CDS encoding PRD domain-containing protein codes for the protein MDLQTRLEILCSTGTISNETREVMLNVIKMFQEKHQITLTEENGAMMTTHLSMAITRVKNNEPVKVINEEVYQEILESEFLEKAQEIYKDLESVLDVKLPEDEKKYMLVNICTILDIINN